The following proteins are encoded in a genomic region of Ascaphus truei isolate aAscTru1 unplaced genomic scaffold, aAscTru1.hap1 HAP1_SCAFFOLD_3026, whole genome shotgun sequence:
- the GPR61 gene encoding G-protein coupled receptor 61: MGPSPSPRTWNSSSNASGGPTSSDPQYGALFLMLLMDLLAVAGNVAVMGVIMKTPSLRKFVLVFHLCVVDLLAALTLMPLAMLSRGGGTLLYEGPGLGQTACQAYLFLSVCLTSTGILSISAINIERYYYVVHPMRYQVKMTVGLVSWVLAGVWIKALLTSLIPVLGWSPPAPGHCSLQGAGSSVFRAGFLLFYSSFYFLLPLTIIIVVYCSMFKVARVAALHQGPLPTWMDTPRQRRRSESLSSRSTMVTGSGATRGTPQQRVSGGGAGGKAAAILAAVGGQFLLCWLPYFGFHLYSALRSPPPPLGSWAEWAVTWMGFLCFASNPIFYGYLNRQIRGELGRWVGCLFKRGGAGEDELRLPSRDGSIEENFLQFLQGTACPPEPRALAPSTPKGDRPAVDFRIPGQIAEETSEFLGQPRDLTAVSRDYISSAPSPQT; encoded by the coding sequence ATgggtccctccccttcccctcgcACTTGGAACTCTTCCTCCAATGCCTCAGGGGGCCCCACTTCCTCCGACCCCCAGTACGGGGCTCTCTTCCTCATGCTTCTCATGGACCTTCTGGCAGTGGCTGGGAATGTGGCCGTCATGGGGGTCATCATGAAGACCCCATCCCTCAGGAAGTTCGTGCTGGTCTTCCACCTGTGTGTGGTGGACCTCCTGGCCGCGCTTACCCTCATGCCCCTGGCTATGCTGTCGAGGGGTGGGGGGACCCTCCTGTATGAGGGCCCTGGGCTGGGGCAGACAGCCTGCCAAGCCTACCTCTTCTTGAGTGTGTGCCTGACCAGCACAGGCATCTTGTCCATCTCCGCCATCAACATTGAGCGATATTACTATGTGGTGCATCCCATGAGGTACCAGGTCAAGATGACAGTTGGGCTGGTCAGTTGGGTTCTGGCTGGAGTCTGGATCAAGGCTCTACTGACCTCGCTGATCCCCGTGCTGGGCTGGAGTCCCCCGGCCCCTGGACACTGCAGTCTGCAGGGAGCAGGCAGTAGTGTCTTCCGTGCAGGATTCCTCCTCTTCTATTCCTCCTTCTATTTTCTGCTGCCTCTCACCATCATAATCGTTGTCTACTGCAGCATGTTCAAGGTGGCGCGGGTGGCCGCCCTACATCAGGGGCCCCTCCCCACCTGGATGGACACTCCACGCCAGAGGCGGCGTTCCGAGTCCCTTAGCAGTCGCTCCACCATGGTGACGGGCTCCGGCGCCACACGGGGAACACCTCAGCAGCGGGTTAGcggtgggggggctggggggaaggCGGCAGCCatcctggctgcagtggggggTCAGTTCCTGTTGTGCTGGCTTCCCTATTTTGGCTTTCACCTGTACTCTGCGctgcgctcccctcccccgcccctcggATCATGGGCAGAGTGGGCAGTCACATGGATGGGGTTCCTGTGCTTCGCCTCCAACCCTATCTTCTACGGCTACCTGAACCGACAGATCCGGGGGGAGCTCGGCCGGTGGGTGGGCTGCCTCTTCAAAAGGGGGGGCGCGGGGGAGGACGAACTGCGACTGCCCAGCAGGGATGGCTCTATTGAGGAGAACTTCCTGCAATTCCTACAGGGCACCGCTTGCCCCCCAGAACCCCGTGCTCTAGCTCCCAGCACCCCCAAGGGGGATCGACCGGCTGTGGACTTCCGGATCCCGGGGCAGATTGCAGAGGAGACCTCAGAGTTCCTGGGGCAGCCCCGGGATTTGACGGCCGTGAGTAGAGACTACATCAGCTCAGCCCCGTCCCCCCAAACatga